From Ficedula albicollis isolate OC2 chromosome 5, FicAlb1.5, whole genome shotgun sequence, one genomic window encodes:
- the LOC107603693 gene encoding proteoglycan 3-like gives MGTAPQPPEGAGGVPSVPACPTAMWPCLLLALALLGTVPASHPGPCQLQGLPAGETPQLRYTVVNKLRTYSGAQRYCQDVYRGQLASVHSSARNQELQKLAKTYNKLLSPWIGAVTSRRVRGHQGKWAAKGLLGAGKISWGLLWGVRGWVSGAGCRVPGAGAAPCGMSLGMGC, from the exons atgggcacagctccccagcccccag AGGGTGCTGGAGGtgttcccagtgtccctgcGTGTCCCACTGCCATGtggccctgcctgctgctcgctctggccctgctgggcactgtccctgccagccACCCTG gcccctgccagctccaggggctcccCGCTGGTGAGACCCCCCAGCTGCGCTACACCGTGGTGAACAAGCTGCGCACCTATTCGGGCGCCCAG CGCTACTGCCAGGACGTGTACCGGGGCCAGCTGGCCTCggtgcacagctctgcccgcaaccaggagctgcagaaactgGCAAAAACCTACAACAAACTCCTCTCACCCTGGATTGGAGCTGTCACCAGCCGCAGAGTGAGGGGACACCAGGGAAAATGGGCTGCCAAAgggctgctgggtgctggcaaAATCAGCTGGGGGTTGCTTTggggggtgaggggctgggtcTCGGGTGCTGGGTGCCGGGTGCcgggtgctggggctgctccgTGCGGGATGAGCCTGGGGATGGGGTGCTGA
- the SLC43A3 gene encoding solute carrier family 43 member 3: MGGAGLAKRLGTLLSGLLECGAFCGIIFGWASLVFVLKDLGYFEGLCQPSATPSPNLTLGSDCSGQDEQFSLVFTIGSFMNNFMTFPMGVVFDRFGTTAARLIAISLYTGGTLLVAFSTPETAVLLFPAMSMLSVGGILLILTNMQVGNLFGNYRSIIITLYNGAFDSSSAIFLIVKLLYERGLSLRAMFLFLAACSAWHLLRTLFLMPRTRIPYPLPPDYDYGLRCRGRSRSYRTHEDKQRPGEAGPEETPLEPALARGGDGPGTPFRACACSWLFAWHVAWLSVMQLRHYLFIGTLNPQLEHLARGDHALVSTYTNAFAFTQLCGVLCAPWNGLILDRHKRGKGPHPEGVLAALADLRSAVLSLVVTVAQCLLFSVFAAVPLLPVQFGTFALQVISRSFLYGGNAAFLAIAFPPQHFGKLYGLAMALSALVALLQYPCVALVQGPLQGDPFYMNVGLIAVVLVAFVSPVVVARECQRRAKELGMAGTPLAAPSSAEIHAETPH; the protein is encoded by the exons ATGGGGGGCGCGGGGCTGGCCAAGCGCCTGGGGACGCTGCTGTCGGGGCTGCTGGAGTGCGGCGCCTTCTGCGGCATCATCTTCGGCTGGGCCTCCCTCGTCTTCGTCCTCAAGGACCTGGGATACTTcgaggggctgtgccagccctccgccacccccagccccaacCTCACCCTGGGGTCTG ACTGCAGCGGGCAGGATGAGCAGTTCTCCCTGGTCTTCACCATCGGCTCCTTCATGAACAACTTCATGACCTTCCCCATGGGCGTCGTCTTCGACCGCTTTGGCACCACAGCGGCGCGCCTCATCGCCAT CTCCCTCTACACTGGCGGGACCCTGCTCGTCGCCTTCTCCACCCCAG agaCGGCggtgctgctcttcccagccaTGTCCATGCTGTCGGTGGGTGgcatcctcctcatcctcaccaaCATGCAG GTGGGCAACCTGTTCGGGAACTACCGCTCCATCATCATCACCCTCTACAACGGGGCCTTCGACTCCTCCTCCGCCATCTTCCTCATCGTCAAG CTGCTGTACGAGCGCGGGCTGTCCCTGCGGGCCATGTTCCTCTTCCTGGCAGCCTGCAGCGCCTGGCACCTCCTGCGCACCCTCTTCCTGATGCCGCGCACCCGCATCCCCTACCCGCTGCCCCCCGACTACGATTACGG GCTGCGGTGCCGGGGCCGATCCCGCTCCTACCGAACCCACGAGGACAAGCAGCGCCCGGGAGAGGCCGGGCCCGAGGAGACGCCCCTGGAACCCGCCCTAGCtcgag GTGGGGACGGCCCCGGGACGCCGTTCCGGGCCTGCGCCTGCTCCTGGCTCTTCGCCTGGCATGTGGCCTGGCTCTCGGTGATGCAGCTGCGCCATTACCTGTTCATCGGCACCCTCAACCCGCAGCTGGAGCACCTGGCGCGGGGGGACCACGCCCTGG TGAGCACCTACACCAACGCCTTCGCCTTCACCCAGCTCTGCGGGGTGCTCTGTGCCCCCTGGAACGGCCTCATCCTGGACCGGCACAAGCGGGGAAAGGGGCCCCACCCTGAGG GGGTGCTGGCCGCGCTGGCGGACCTGCGCTCGGCGGTGCTGTCGCTGGTGGTGACGGTGGCGCAGTGCCTGCTGTTCTCCGTGTTCGCCGCCGTGCCCCTGCTGCCCGTGCAGTTCGGCACCTTCGCGCTGCAGGTCATCAGCCGCTCCTTCCTGTACGGCGGCAACGCCGCCTTCCTGGCCATCGC GTTCCCCCCGCAGCACTTTGGGAAGCTCTACGGGCTGGCCATGGCACTGTCGGCGCTGGTGGCCCTGCTGCAGTACCCCTGTGTCGCCCTGGTGCAGGGGCCGCTCCAGGGGGACCCCTTCTAT ATGAACGTGGGGCTCATCGCCGTGGTGCTGGTGGCCTTTGTCAGCCCTGTGGTGGTGGCCCGTGAGTGCCAGCGGCGAGccaaggagctggggatggctgGCACCCCCCTGGCAGCCCCCTCCAGTGCTGAGATCCACGCTGAGACCCCACACTGA